A single genomic interval of Mycobacterium sp. DL592 harbors:
- a CDS encoding neutral zinc metallopeptidase, with product MRARVLPVVAVAILVAGCGGSKTVTATPVSQAPPSSDITIHGDASTPVNKIAVAAIADLQKYWGDEFPKLYGSDYKPVEGGFYAVVPSSGDLPPCAADASEIAGNAFYCSTKDDVAWDSEKLLPELQSKFGDFVIPIVLAHEWGHAVQARSNFTARTVTKELQADCFAGGWAKHAQDTGLFKANAAELDTALAGILDLRDSPGTSKIDPSAHGSGFDRVGAFQDGYDNGPTACKAYRDDNPVVVELPFNDAQDAASGGDAPYDSIINGVPYDLEDYWSQVYPELTDGGKWLPLKGLEPFDPANPPTCGGNSTKDYALFYCVPDDYIGWDNVDAMPTVYRQGGDFAVATLLATQYGLAALTRANDKSDDKTQSLRADCFAGAYTASVVLGNRSQTSSFRISPGDLDEAITALLVFRGDGDVNRQGAGFERIRHYRDGVINGAESCLKN from the coding sequence ATGCGTGCGCGTGTACTGCCCGTTGTCGCGGTGGCAATCCTGGTGGCCGGCTGCGGTGGTTCGAAGACGGTGACGGCCACGCCGGTGTCGCAGGCGCCGCCGTCCAGTGACATCACCATCCACGGTGACGCCTCGACGCCGGTGAACAAGATCGCCGTCGCGGCGATCGCCGATCTGCAGAAGTACTGGGGCGATGAGTTCCCCAAGCTGTACGGCAGCGACTACAAGCCGGTCGAGGGCGGCTTCTACGCGGTGGTCCCGTCTTCGGGCGATCTGCCGCCGTGCGCCGCCGATGCCAGCGAGATCGCCGGCAATGCCTTCTACTGCTCGACCAAGGACGATGTCGCCTGGGATTCCGAGAAGCTGCTGCCGGAACTGCAATCCAAGTTCGGTGATTTCGTCATCCCCATCGTGCTGGCCCACGAGTGGGGTCACGCGGTGCAGGCCCGCTCGAACTTCACCGCCCGCACGGTCACCAAGGAACTTCAGGCCGACTGCTTCGCCGGTGGGTGGGCCAAACACGCCCAGGACACCGGACTCTTCAAGGCCAACGCCGCCGAACTGGACACCGCGCTGGCCGGCATCCTCGACCTTCGAGACTCGCCGGGCACCAGCAAGATCGACCCGTCGGCACACGGCAGTGGTTTCGACCGCGTCGGTGCTTTCCAGGACGGATACGACAACGGGCCCACTGCCTGCAAGGCCTACCGCGACGACAACCCGGTGGTCGTCGAACTGCCCTTCAACGACGCTCAGGACGCGGCCAGCGGCGGGGATGCGCCGTACGACTCCATCATCAACGGGGTGCCCTACGACCTGGAGGACTACTGGAGCCAGGTGTACCCGGAGCTCACCGACGGCGGGAAGTGGTTACCGCTCAAGGGACTCGAGCCGTTCGACCCGGCCAACCCGCCCACGTGCGGCGGCAACTCCACCAAGGACTACGCACTGTTCTATTGCGTCCCCGACGATTACATCGGCTGGGACAACGTCGACGCCATGCCGACGGTGTATCGCCAGGGCGGCGACTTCGCGGTGGCCACACTACTGGCCACCCAGTACGGCCTGGCCGCGCTGACGCGGGCCAACGACAAGTCCGACGACAAGACCCAGTCGCTGCGCGCAGACTGCTTCGCGGGCGCCTACACCGCCAGCGTGGTGCTCGGAAACCGTTCGCAGACAAGCAGTTTCCGCATCTCGCCCGGAGACCTCGACGAGGCGATCACCGCGCTGCTGGTGTTCCGCGGCGACGGTGACGTCAACCGCCAGGGCGCCGGGTTCGAGCGGATCCGGCACTACCGCGACGGCGTCATCAACGGCGCCGAATCCTGCCTCAAGAACTAG
- a CDS encoding acyl-CoA dehydrogenase: MGIALTDDHRELGEVARSFLTAQKARWAARELLDSDDEARPAFWAELAELGWLGLHVDEQYGGSGYGLPELVVVVDELGRAVAPGPFVPTVVASAVISAAGTDEQKARLLPGLIDGTVTAAIGLGGDVALSGETATGDAGVVLGAGLADLLLLVAGEDVVLVDRHASGVTVEVPGNLDRTRRSGRVSLTEVSVGDNILIEGRSAAVAYARTLFAAEAAGGASDCVDTAVEYAKVREQFGRTIATFQAVKHHCANMVVAAESTVAVVWDAARAAGESAEEGQSQFELIAAAAATLAFGAYVRNAELNIQVHGGIGFTWEHDAHLHLRRALTLQALLGGDGPSTDVFNLTALGVSRSNSLDLPADADALREQIRSDAAELAKLDDKAQVDELIATGYIMPHWPKPWGRAAGAIEQLLIEEEFASAGITRPDYGITGWVILTLVQHGTPSQIERFVEKALRKDEIWCQLFSEPSAGSDAAAVKTRATRVDGGWKITGQKVWTSGAHYCKRGLATVRTDFDAPKHQGITMVILDMEAPGVEVRPLRQITGGSEFNEVFFTDVFVPDDDVVGEPNAGWTVARATLGNERVSIGGGAGGIAPASAWLVDLAKRNGDHVIGAKQRVGRFLAEDHALRLLNLRRVVRSIEGAGPGPEGNITKLKLAEHFQEQGAIAASLLGPELVLEGGEGELAARAAMGARGMAIAGGTSEVTRNQIAERILGMPRDPLIK; encoded by the coding sequence ATGGGTATCGCACTGACCGACGATCACCGTGAACTCGGGGAGGTGGCGCGCTCCTTTCTGACCGCGCAGAAGGCGCGCTGGGCGGCGCGAGAGCTCCTCGACTCAGATGACGAGGCCCGGCCGGCGTTCTGGGCCGAGCTGGCCGAACTCGGCTGGCTCGGCCTGCACGTCGACGAGCAGTACGGCGGCTCGGGATACGGACTGCCCGAACTCGTCGTCGTCGTTGACGAACTCGGCCGCGCTGTGGCGCCGGGGCCGTTCGTCCCGACCGTCGTCGCCTCGGCCGTCATCTCGGCAGCCGGCACCGACGAACAGAAGGCCCGGCTGCTGCCCGGCCTGATCGACGGAACGGTCACCGCCGCAATCGGTTTGGGTGGTGACGTCGCACTCTCGGGCGAGACGGCAACCGGTGACGCCGGTGTTGTTCTGGGTGCCGGCCTGGCCGATCTGCTGCTTCTGGTGGCCGGTGAGGATGTGGTGCTCGTCGACCGGCACGCGAGCGGGGTGACGGTCGAGGTGCCCGGAAACCTCGACCGCACCCGCCGCTCGGGCCGGGTGTCGCTGACTGAGGTCTCCGTAGGCGACAACATCCTGATCGAAGGGCGCTCGGCCGCGGTCGCCTACGCGCGCACCCTGTTCGCGGCTGAGGCAGCCGGTGGGGCATCGGACTGCGTGGACACCGCGGTCGAATACGCCAAGGTGCGTGAACAGTTCGGCCGCACCATCGCCACCTTTCAGGCGGTCAAGCACCACTGCGCCAACATGGTGGTGGCCGCCGAGTCCACGGTCGCCGTGGTGTGGGATGCCGCCCGCGCGGCGGGAGAGTCCGCCGAGGAAGGGCAGTCCCAGTTCGAGCTGATCGCCGCTGCCGCAGCGACATTGGCCTTCGGCGCCTATGTCCGCAACGCCGAGCTCAACATTCAGGTGCACGGCGGTATCGGCTTCACCTGGGAGCACGACGCGCATCTGCACCTGCGCCGTGCCCTGACCCTGCAGGCGCTGCTGGGTGGAGACGGACCGTCGACCGACGTTTTCAATCTGACTGCGTTGGGGGTGAGCCGGTCCAACAGCCTCGACCTGCCCGCCGACGCCGATGCGCTGCGCGAGCAGATCCGTTCGGATGCTGCCGAACTCGCCAAGCTCGACGACAAGGCTCAGGTCGACGAGCTGATCGCCACGGGCTACATCATGCCGCACTGGCCCAAGCCGTGGGGTCGCGCCGCAGGTGCCATCGAGCAGCTTCTGATCGAGGAGGAGTTCGCCTCAGCGGGTATCACGCGTCCCGACTACGGCATCACCGGCTGGGTCATCCTGACGCTGGTCCAGCACGGAACACCTTCGCAGATCGAACGATTCGTGGAGAAGGCGCTGCGCAAGGACGAGATCTGGTGCCAGTTATTCTCCGAACCGTCGGCCGGCTCGGATGCGGCGGCGGTCAAGACCCGCGCCACCCGGGTCGACGGCGGTTGGAAGATCACCGGCCAGAAGGTGTGGACCAGCGGCGCGCACTATTGCAAGCGCGGACTGGCCACGGTGCGCACCGACTTCGATGCCCCCAAGCACCAGGGCATCACGATGGTGATCCTGGACATGGAGGCACCGGGTGTCGAGGTTCGGCCACTGCGGCAGATCACCGGCGGCTCGGAGTTCAACGAGGTGTTCTTCACCGACGTGTTCGTCCCGGACGATGACGTGGTCGGTGAACCCAACGCCGGGTGGACCGTCGCGCGGGCAACCCTCGGCAACGAGCGGGTCAGTATCGGTGGCGGCGCCGGCGGCATCGCACCCGCCTCCGCCTGGCTGGTGGACCTGGCCAAGCGCAACGGCGACCATGTCATCGGCGCCAAGCAGCGGGTCGGCCGGTTCCTCGCCGAGGACCACGCGCTGCGGCTGTTGAACCTGCGCCGCGTCGTCCGCAGTATCGAGGGTGCCGGCCCCGGCCCCGAGGGCAACATCACCAAACTCAAACTCGCCGAGCACTTTCAGGAGCAGGGTGCCATCGCGGCATCGCTGCTGGGCCCCGAACTGGTGCTCGAGGGTGGCGAGGGTGAGCTGGCAGCCCGTGCGGCGATGGGCGCCCGCGGAATGGCGATCGCCGGTGGCACCTCGGAGGTCACCCGCAATCAGATCGCCGAACGAATTCTGGGCATGCCGCGCGATCCGTTGATCAAGTAA
- a CDS encoding SDR family NAD(P)-dependent oxidoreductase yields MEISGKKVIVVGGASGFGRASAELLASRGASVAILDREGTDGPEVAAAIGGPFFAVDVTDFEGTEKVLADAVDALGGLHVILTTAGGGIGEKTLGKNGPHALETFRSTIDLNLIASFNISRLAAAHIAKNEPEDEETGERGVIINTASIAAFEGQIGQVAYTAAKAGIAGMSLTMARDLGSVGIRALAIAPSLFATGLTKGIPDEFAKALTKDAAFPKRLGKPEEFAKLVAAIVENPMLNGQCIRLDAGQRFAPK; encoded by the coding sequence ATGGAGATCTCGGGCAAGAAGGTGATCGTCGTAGGCGGCGCCTCGGGCTTCGGGCGGGCAAGTGCCGAGCTGCTGGCCTCGCGCGGCGCCAGCGTGGCGATCCTGGACCGCGAGGGCACCGACGGACCCGAGGTCGCGGCTGCCATCGGCGGCCCGTTCTTCGCTGTCGACGTCACCGACTTCGAGGGCACCGAGAAGGTGCTCGCCGACGCCGTCGACGCACTCGGTGGCCTGCACGTCATCCTGACCACGGCCGGCGGCGGCATCGGGGAGAAGACCCTGGGCAAGAACGGCCCGCACGCGCTGGAGACCTTCCGCAGCACGATCGACCTGAACCTGATCGCCAGCTTCAACATCAGCCGGCTGGCCGCTGCCCACATCGCCAAGAACGAGCCCGAGGACGAGGAGACCGGCGAGCGCGGCGTCATCATCAACACTGCGTCCATCGCGGCGTTCGAGGGACAGATCGGCCAGGTGGCCTACACCGCAGCCAAGGCCGGTATCGCCGGGATGTCGCTGACGATGGCCCGCGACCTGGGCAGTGTGGGAATCCGCGCGCTGGCCATCGCGCCCAGCCTGTTCGCCACCGGCCTGACCAAGGGCATCCCCGATGAGTTCGCCAAGGCGCTGACCAAGGACGCGGCTTTCCCCAAGCGGCTGGGCAAGCCCGAGGAGTTCGCCAAGCTGGTCGCGGCGATCGTCGAGAACCCGATGCTCAACGGGCAGTGCATCCGCCTGGACGCCGGGCAGCGTTTCGCCCCCAAGTGA
- a CDS encoding molybdopterin-dependent oxidoreductase: MARTSVGLRMGAGIAAAAVAVGVAQLLAVLFSPAADARTAVGTAVINLTPGPVKEWAIQTFGTADKLFLSVMVLVVIAALAAVSAIWERSRVPTGTLAILAGAVAGSAAVLSRPGAHVTDIIPTLVGAAAGIAVLRWLTSGRITDGRETASTQAAGVDPGRRLSLVTFGLAGLGLLSGVAGAAISRGLRSVSGDRDSFALPTVTPPAPPVPATVQPAGVQLPSFITSNADFYRIDTALSVPQLSRADWRLRIHGMVDREITYTFEDLQKFTPIEKVVTLACVSNPVGGDLISNATWTGYRVRDLLSAAGIHSDADMVLSTSVDGFTAGTPVEALTDGRDSMLAIGMNGAPLPVEHGYPARLVVPGLYGYVSATKWVTDLELTRFDRAQAYWTKLGWSERGPIKTESRIDVPRDGQKVAQGPVTFGGVAWAQNRGVKAVEVQIDDGPWQPAQLGASYSNDAWRLWSFPWTATQPGAHTVTVRATDNTGAVQTQDQALPAPDGATGWHSVRFDVT, from the coding sequence ATGGCCCGAACCAGCGTTGGTCTGCGGATGGGCGCCGGTATCGCCGCGGCTGCGGTGGCCGTCGGCGTGGCGCAGTTGCTGGCGGTGCTGTTCTCCCCCGCAGCCGACGCCCGCACCGCGGTCGGGACGGCCGTCATCAACCTGACGCCGGGTCCGGTCAAGGAATGGGCGATCCAGACCTTCGGCACCGCCGACAAGTTGTTCCTGTCAGTCATGGTGCTCGTGGTGATCGCGGCACTGGCCGCCGTCAGCGCAATCTGGGAGCGCTCCCGGGTGCCGACGGGCACGCTGGCGATCCTGGCGGGCGCCGTCGCCGGAAGTGCCGCAGTCCTGTCCCGGCCCGGTGCCCACGTCACCGACATCATCCCGACCCTCGTCGGGGCGGCGGCGGGCATCGCCGTGCTGCGCTGGTTGACCTCCGGGCGGATCACCGATGGCCGCGAAACCGCCTCGACGCAGGCCGCCGGCGTCGACCCGGGCCGACGACTGTCGCTGGTGACGTTCGGTCTCGCCGGGCTCGGGCTGCTCAGCGGGGTGGCCGGCGCGGCGATCAGCCGGGGGCTGCGTTCGGTGTCCGGCGACCGGGACAGCTTCGCGTTGCCCACCGTGACGCCACCGGCCCCGCCGGTACCCGCAACTGTGCAGCCGGCCGGCGTGCAGCTGCCGAGCTTCATCACCAGCAACGCCGACTTCTATCGCATCGACACCGCGCTGAGTGTCCCGCAGCTCTCCCGCGCCGACTGGCGGCTGCGGATCCACGGCATGGTCGACCGCGAGATCACCTACACCTTCGAGGATCTGCAGAAGTTCACTCCGATCGAGAAGGTCGTGACGCTGGCGTGCGTGTCGAACCCGGTCGGCGGTGACCTGATCTCCAATGCCACCTGGACCGGCTACCGCGTGCGGGACCTGTTGAGCGCGGCCGGAATTCATTCCGATGCCGACATGGTGCTGTCCACCTCCGTCGACGGCTTCACCGCGGGCACCCCGGTCGAGGCGCTCACCGATGGGCGCGATTCGATGCTCGCGATCGGGATGAACGGCGCACCGCTGCCCGTCGAGCACGGCTACCCGGCGCGGCTGGTGGTTCCCGGGTTGTACGGATACGTCTCGGCCACCAAATGGGTCACGGACCTGGAGCTGACCCGCTTCGACCGGGCGCAGGCCTACTGGACCAAGCTGGGCTGGTCCGAGCGCGGCCCGATCAAAACCGAGTCACGCATCGACGTCCCCCGCGACGGGCAGAAAGTCGCCCAGGGACCGGTCACCTTCGGCGGGGTCGCCTGGGCCCAGAACCGCGGCGTGAAAGCCGTCGAGGTCCAGATCGACGACGGACCGTGGCAGCCGGCCCAGTTGGGGGCGTCCTACTCCAACGACGCCTGGCGACTGTGGAGCTTCCCGTGGACCGCCACTCAACCCGGTGCGCACACCGTCACGGTGCGTGCCACCGACAATACCGGCGCAGTACAGACCCAGGACCAGGCTCTACCGGCACCCGACGGGGCGACCGGCTGGCACTCGGTGCGCTTCGACGTCACCTAG
- a CDS encoding ATP-dependent DNA ligase: MLLGDVAAASADVTATSSRLAKVARIVDLLGATTDPRLIAIVVSWLSGELPQRQIGVGWAALRSLPSPADVPALTVSEVDATFSEIGAVAGKGSQTRRTGLLGELFGAATADEQLFLHRLLSGELRQGALGGVMADAVAKAGGLPAAAVRRAAMLGGELPAVAAAALTGGVQALDEFTLSVGRPVGPMLAQTAAGVAEALERLGGEAVFEAKLDGARVQIHRSGQDVTVYTRSLDDVTARLPEVVAAARGLPVSDLIADGEAIALRPDNRPHRFQVTASRFGRSVDIAAAQAAQPLSVFFFDILHLDGVDLLDQPTHRRIAALEQIVPARQRVDRLVTADPVAAQQFLDATLAAGHEGVMAKSPAGPYEAGRRGAGWLKVKPVHTLDLVVLAVEWGSGRRTGKLSNIHLGARDPVNDGFVMLGKTFKGMTDAMLEWQTARFTELATSPLDHYVVQVRPEQVVEIAFDGVQGSSRYPGGMALRFARVLRYRDDKSPAEADTIDTVRAFYERGA; encoded by the coding sequence ATGTTGCTCGGCGATGTTGCGGCGGCCTCAGCCGATGTGACGGCGACGTCATCGCGGCTGGCGAAGGTCGCCCGGATCGTCGACCTGCTCGGCGCGACGACGGACCCCCGCCTGATCGCGATCGTGGTGTCCTGGCTGTCCGGCGAACTGCCGCAGCGCCAGATCGGTGTCGGCTGGGCCGCCCTGCGTTCGCTGCCCTCCCCTGCCGACGTCCCGGCGCTGACCGTTAGCGAGGTCGACGCCACGTTCAGCGAGATCGGCGCGGTGGCGGGCAAAGGCTCGCAAACCCGGCGTACCGGCCTGCTCGGCGAGCTGTTCGGCGCTGCGACCGCCGACGAGCAGCTGTTCCTGCACCGGCTGCTGTCCGGTGAACTGCGCCAGGGCGCCCTCGGTGGGGTGATGGCCGACGCCGTCGCCAAGGCCGGTGGCCTCCCGGCAGCTGCGGTGCGCCGCGCGGCCATGCTCGGAGGTGAGCTGCCCGCCGTCGCGGCTGCGGCACTCACCGGCGGTGTGCAGGCCCTCGACGAGTTCACCCTGAGCGTCGGCAGACCCGTTGGGCCGATGCTGGCCCAGACCGCGGCAGGAGTCGCCGAGGCACTCGAACGCCTCGGCGGCGAAGCTGTTTTCGAGGCCAAGCTCGACGGGGCGCGGGTGCAGATCCACCGCAGCGGTCAGGACGTCACGGTGTACACCCGAAGCCTCGACGATGTCACCGCCCGGCTTCCAGAGGTGGTCGCGGCCGCCCGCGGTCTTCCGGTCAGCGACCTCATCGCAGACGGGGAGGCCATCGCCCTGCGGCCCGACAACCGCCCGCACCGCTTCCAGGTCACCGCATCCCGGTTCGGCAGGAGCGTCGACATCGCAGCCGCCCAAGCGGCTCAACCACTTTCGGTGTTCTTCTTCGACATCTTGCACCTCGACGGCGTCGACCTGCTCGACCAACCGACCCACCGGCGCATCGCCGCGCTGGAGCAGATCGTGCCCGCCCGCCAGCGGGTCGACCGCCTCGTCACCGCCGATCCTGTTGCAGCGCAACAGTTTCTGGACGCCACCCTGGCAGCCGGGCACGAGGGCGTGATGGCCAAGTCGCCGGCCGGGCCCTACGAGGCAGGCAGGCGGGGCGCCGGCTGGCTGAAGGTCAAACCGGTGCACACCTTGGACTTGGTGGTGCTGGCCGTCGAATGGGGTTCGGGCCGCCGCACGGGCAAGCTGTCCAACATCCACCTCGGCGCGCGCGATCCGGTCAATGACGGCTTCGTCATGCTGGGCAAAACCTTCAAGGGCATGACCGACGCGATGCTGGAGTGGCAGACCGCGCGGTTCACCGAGCTGGCCACCAGCCCGCTGGACCACTACGTGGTGCAGGTCCGCCCCGAGCAGGTCGTCGAGATCGCATTCGACGGTGTGCAGGGCTCCAGCCGCTACCCCGGCGGGATGGCGCTGCGCTTCGCCCGCGTGCTGCGCTACCGCGACGACAAGAGCCCGGCCGAGGCCGACACCATCGACACCGTGCGGGCCTTCTACGAGCGCGGCGCCTAA
- a CDS encoding ATP-binding protein, with protein sequence MPPWRLRDYHDEDLDQAIQVWDQSRTLGSGEPVFTVAEVMAAARSGQPAVVAEVGDEVVGMAVAQTQGERAWILLVALGSRWRHRGIGSALLGDLERRLRSQGVRRICAVMPDGATGAAALENSGYVRRDGLVYFEMVEHLGLDQANLLDELGGQLLPPGLLGEMAGMEQEKQIIERRIVDPLAHPDVAERYGVQPPKAVILFGPPGTGKTSFAKAISSRLGWPFVELFPSRLASGPGGLAASLREAFAELAELDELVLFIDEVEEIATARSGASTAELGVTNELLKLIPAFRQKDSRLLVCATNAVHSLDSAFLRPGRFDYVIPVGPPDQPARRAVWQRYLGKACAEVDVDRLVAASEFFTPADIEFAARKGSQAAFEREMRHGRGEPAGTPDYLDAIGEIRPTLTAEMLAEFERGKAEFARV encoded by the coding sequence ATGCCGCCGTGGCGTTTGCGCGACTATCACGACGAGGACCTCGATCAAGCCATTCAGGTCTGGGATCAGAGCCGTACCCTCGGTTCGGGTGAGCCGGTGTTCACCGTGGCCGAGGTGATGGCGGCCGCCCGCAGCGGTCAGCCCGCTGTGGTGGCCGAGGTCGGCGACGAGGTCGTCGGCATGGCGGTGGCGCAGACCCAGGGCGAGCGGGCCTGGATCCTGTTGGTCGCGCTCGGTTCCCGCTGGCGGCACCGCGGTATCGGCAGCGCATTGCTCGGTGACCTAGAGCGCCGGCTGCGATCACAAGGCGTTCGCCGGATCTGTGCGGTGATGCCCGATGGGGCGACCGGTGCGGCGGCCTTGGAGAACTCCGGCTATGTGCGACGCGATGGGCTGGTCTACTTCGAGATGGTCGAGCACCTGGGCCTGGATCAGGCCAATCTGCTCGACGAACTCGGCGGCCAGCTGCTGCCGCCCGGCCTGCTCGGGGAGATGGCCGGTATGGAGCAGGAGAAGCAGATCATCGAGCGCCGCATCGTCGACCCGCTCGCCCATCCCGACGTCGCCGAACGCTACGGGGTGCAGCCGCCGAAGGCGGTGATCCTGTTCGGGCCGCCCGGAACCGGCAAGACCAGCTTCGCCAAGGCGATCTCCTCGCGGCTGGGCTGGCCGTTCGTCGAACTGTTCCCGTCGCGGCTGGCCAGCGGACCCGGCGGGCTGGCGGCCTCGCTGCGGGAGGCCTTCGCCGAGCTGGCCGAACTCGACGAGCTCGTGCTGTTCATCGACGAGGTCGAGGAGATCGCGACGGCACGCTCGGGGGCCTCGACGGCCGAACTCGGGGTGACCAACGAGCTGCTGAAACTCATTCCGGCGTTCCGCCAGAAGGACAGCAGGCTGCTGGTGTGCGCCACCAATGCCGTGCACTCGCTGGACTCGGCGTTCCTGCGGCCGGGGCGCTTCGACTACGTCATCCCGGTCGGCCCGCCGGACCAGCCCGCGCGCCGCGCGGTGTGGCAGCGTTATCTGGGCAAGGCCTGCGCCGAAGTCGACGTCGACCGGCTGGTCGCGGCCTCGGAGTTCTTCACCCCGGCCGACATCGAGTTCGCCGCTCGCAAGGGATCGCAGGCCGCGTTCGAACGCGAGATGCGCCATGGCCGTGGCGAGCCCGCGGGCACGCCGGACTACCTCGACGCCATCGGGGAGATCCGGCCGACGCTGACCGCGGAGATGCTGGCCGAATTCGAGCGCGGCAAAGCCGAATTCGCCCGCGTTTAG
- a CDS encoding MFS transporter — MSTTEADLVDGVPRSRIVVASMVGTTIEFYDFYAYATAAVLVFPQLFFPKGNPTTALLASLATFGLAFVARPVGSILFGHFGDRVGRKATLVGSLLTMGIATFIIGLLPTYPEVGLVAPALLAVMRFSQGLALGGEWSGAALLATETAKPGRRGWAAMWPQLGAPFGFLLANGLFLALITWLGNGTAKPDPQGAFMTWGWRIPFLLSAVMVAVGLYVRLRLTETPVFQRALERGERVKTPLTELFRTSWRQLIIGTFVMLATYTLFYIVTTWALSYGTGKRPPDGTGLGFGYVEFLRLQLISVLFFAALIPVAGRLADIFGRRRTLLVITAAIMVYGAFFGFLLAPGRASDGAMLQFLVIGMTLMGLTFGPMSAVLPELFPTNVRYTGSGIAYNVASILGAAVAPFIATWLATSYGVGWVGVYLMVAAALTFVALLAMRETKDASLDSNSIGDHLGDSVHPG; from the coding sequence ATGAGCACCACCGAAGCCGACTTGGTAGACGGCGTCCCGCGCAGCCGAATCGTGGTCGCGTCGATGGTGGGCACCACCATCGAGTTCTACGACTTCTACGCCTATGCCACCGCGGCGGTCCTGGTGTTCCCCCAGCTGTTCTTCCCGAAGGGCAACCCGACCACCGCACTGCTGGCCTCGCTGGCCACCTTCGGCTTGGCGTTCGTGGCCCGGCCGGTGGGCTCAATCCTGTTCGGCCACTTCGGCGATCGGGTCGGGCGAAAGGCAACCCTGGTCGGCTCCCTGCTGACCATGGGCATCGCCACGTTCATCATCGGGCTGCTGCCCACCTACCCCGAGGTGGGTCTGGTCGCTCCGGCGCTGCTGGCGGTGATGCGATTCAGCCAGGGCCTGGCGCTGGGCGGCGAGTGGAGCGGCGCCGCCCTGCTCGCCACCGAGACCGCCAAACCGGGCAGGCGGGGCTGGGCGGCGATGTGGCCGCAACTGGGGGCACCCTTCGGATTCCTGTTGGCCAACGGATTGTTCCTGGCGCTGATCACCTGGCTGGGCAACGGCACCGCCAAACCCGATCCGCAGGGCGCGTTCATGACGTGGGGATGGCGCATCCCGTTCTTGCTCAGCGCGGTGATGGTCGCGGTCGGGCTCTACGTGCGGCTGCGGTTGACCGAGACGCCGGTGTTCCAGCGGGCGCTCGAGCGCGGTGAACGGGTCAAGACGCCGCTGACCGAACTGTTCCGCACGAGTTGGCGCCAACTGATCATCGGCACGTTCGTGATGCTGGCGACCTACACCCTGTTCTACATCGTGACCACCTGGGCGCTGAGCTACGGCACCGGCAAGCGGCCACCGGACGGCACCGGCCTGGGCTTCGGATACGTCGAATTCCTTCGTCTGCAATTGATTTCGGTGCTGTTCTTCGCCGCGCTGATTCCGGTGGCGGGCCGGCTCGCCGACATCTTCGGACGGCGCCGCACCCTGCTGGTCATCACCGCGGCGATCATGGTCTACGGAGCCTTCTTCGGATTCCTACTGGCGCCCGGGCGGGCCTCAGACGGGGCGATGCTGCAGTTCCTGGTGATCGGCATGACGCTGATGGGCCTGACCTTCGGACCGATGAGTGCTGTACTGCCGGAGCTGTTCCCGACCAATGTGCGCTACACCGGTTCAGGTATCGCCTACAACGTGGCCAGCATCCTGGGTGCCGCGGTGGCGCCGTTCATCGCGACCTGGCTGGCCACCAGCTACGGCGTCGGCTGGGTGGGCGTCTACCTGATGGTGGCCGCGGCTCTCACGTTCGTCGCGCTGCTGGCGATGCGTGAAACCAAGGACGCCTCGCTGGATTCGAACTCGATCGGCGATCACCTCGGCGACAGCGTCCACCCCGGCTGA
- a CDS encoding nucleoside/nucleotide kinase family protein has translation MKCPALRSSSPTYPTYRKRFAISYADDTFLDDLVTDVTVVLDAGPGRVVVGITGPPGAGKSTAAQALMAQFAGAAYLPMDGFHLSNAVLDRLSRRGRKGAPDTFDAAGYVALLRRVRSEYAVGDVYVPAFSRELDEAVAAGHVVARDSRLVVTEGNYLGVPDGDWAAVRGLLDRLYYLDCPAPVRRRRLVARHIDGGRTPQAAAAWADDVDEANARLIATTQPLCDMVIAGGSGRG, from the coding sequence ATGAAGTGTCCTGCTCTGCGGTCGTCATCCCCGACCTACCCGACCTATCGAAAGCGGTTCGCCATCAGTTACGCCGACGACACTTTTCTGGACGATCTGGTCACAGACGTCACAGTGGTGCTCGACGCCGGACCGGGGCGGGTCGTCGTCGGCATCACCGGGCCCCCGGGGGCGGGCAAGTCGACGGCGGCGCAGGCCCTGATGGCCCAGTTCGCCGGGGCGGCCTATCTGCCGATGGACGGGTTCCATCTGTCCAATGCGGTTCTGGACCGGCTGAGCCGCCGCGGGCGCAAAGGTGCACCCGACACTTTCGATGCCGCGGGCTATGTGGCGCTGCTGCGGCGGGTGCGTTCGGAGTACGCGGTGGGCGATGTCTACGTGCCTGCGTTCAGCCGCGAGCTCGACGAGGCGGTGGCGGCCGGGCACGTCGTCGCGCGCGATTCGCGGCTGGTGGTCACCGAAGGCAATTACCTGGGGGTGCCCGACGGGGACTGGGCTGCGGTCCGCGGCCTGCTCGACCGGTTGTACTACCTGGACTGCCCGGCGCCCGTTCGGCGGCGGCGGTTGGTGGCCCGCCACATCGACGGTGGCCGCACACCGCAGGCGGCCGCGGCGTGGGCCGACGACGTCGACGAAGCCAACGCCCGGCTGATCGCGACGACACAGCCGTTGTGCGACATGGTGATTGCCGGCGGAAGCGGGCGCGGTTGA